Within Quercus lobata isolate SW786 chromosome 5, ValleyOak3.0 Primary Assembly, whole genome shotgun sequence, the genomic segment gcaaaaaaaaaaaaaaaagggggtaaaGTTACTTTTACTGGTacacatatattattatatatccaCAACACAAATACTATTATTATAATACTATTATTAAAGCTTCAACAAAtacttaaattatttaaaagtgGTCAATAATACTATTCATCAAGTCTCCCCTGTAGTTTCACAgacaaaaaattattcaaacgGTACACTaatcaatattatattattatatatccaCCACACAAATACACAAGCACCAACCAttcattcaaatatatttttttcaaaaaaaaaatttcagccatTCATTCATTAGCTTTTTGGCTCAGCACCCAACCATCCATTATCACTATATATCTATTCAGTGGATTCATTTAACCAGAATGTGCAGTATAACTTAAAATTGTACAAAAAGCTAAAGTGCAGacaaagagagtgagagagagtaaGTGATACCAGTGGTTCAGCAAGGCAATTGGATTCTGGCAAGTATGGAGAACGATGGTGTAGAGATAAGCAAAGATACTGAGGGCACAAGAGAGTAACTGTAAGACAGAgttgtggtttttattttttttatttttctattttttggtttttgtactgaGAATTAGGGATTTGTTGAGGAAGACagatttgggcttttttttttttttttttttttttttttttttgttttgtttgttttgttttgttttgtaattaAGGATATGTTTACCTGAAAGGAATTTCCTATATTTTTGGgtcttttaacctttttttttttttttttttttggttgagaagatgGGTTTGTTCCATTGTTGTaccaactttattttattttttgaatttttttcgacAAATTTATAAGggtcaattataaaattttaaagtataaattaaattttttttggatgatctgaattttaaattttttgttgccaaattctaaattttgagaGGGGTGGGGATAGGAGGGAGGGGGTGgtggtaaagaaaaaagaaaatttgctGCCAAATTATAAAGTATACATTCTTTCCTTTAAagcaaattaaatatttatgacaGTTAGCATGTTTGTCGTAAATACAATctcaattagaaaaaaaaaaaaaaaattaattgtgttgGATAAATGTTGTCACAAATGTGAAAAGTAAGGcgggaattttccctccaaaatattttaccatttttgatGGCTTCATGTCTGTCGCTAATACTCTTTTTTGTATTTACGATGGAATCATGTTTGTTGCAAATAataacaccataaaaaatatatattttgtattttcaatgCACAAAAGCCGTCACAAGTGTTAATAGTGTCGACAGTATTTCTTCTGTCATCGTAAATAATACcctcttttatatttatgatgGAAGATTGTTTGTCGCAAATACtaacaccataaaaaatatatattttgtattttcgaTGTACCAAAGCTATCACAAGTGTTAATAGTTCCGAGGGTTTTTTGTTTAGTCGTCATAAATAATATCTTACTAGCGACAAATATTTTTATGCCATCGTAAAAAGTAAGGCGGGAAcatttccctccaaaaaaaatcacattttcgaCAAAAATAATAGGCATTTTTGACAGACTCATTTTGCCATCACAAATGTGTTGATATTTGACGAGTCATTGTCGATGGAAGAGACTTGCCGTCGAAAAAGCTAGCTTTTACGATGACTTTTTGTAATCGTCGAAAAAGTTTCGTCGCAAATAGCAATCTTTTTTGTAGTGTATTTTGAATGACATCCAAGATTTTTGTCAACGCCTTAACAAAGTATGGAGCAACTATAAAGATGCTAGTCCTTTGGAGAACATTAGCCTCCAAAATCCATGGCCTGAGTACGAAGTTGTATACAAACATGTTGACAGCATCATTAATCCCACTGAAGAGATTGTGCCAAACGTAAAAAACCCAAACGAGGGTTTTGAGCAGTGGTTCCTTAGTGTGGTCAACAAAATAGAGTTCTCTGCGTTGTAGGTAATTGTAAATGTAATTCCATTGCATTCCATGTCTTCTGTTAGTTAGAATTGATGGGATTTGAATGGAATTAATTGAGCTATTGGCACAAGTTTTACAATTGGACCATTATTGTATCATCTTGAATAATATAAGCAATTTGTTGCCTTTGGCATTGCTTATCCCTCTTAATCTTTCTCTTGGAAGGTGACTATCTTGAATTAAGTCAATGTCTTTTCCATCTCTTAATTCTAATTCCCAACCAAAAGAAATCTAGAGTTTTAATGTCAATTTTATGTTACAAGCGTGAATAGAAACTACAAACAATAGTTTCTACAAGTTTGAATAGAAGGGGTGCATCATCTGTAATTGTAAAATTCTCTAGTAATATTTTAACACATTGACATGCTTTGTGGAATTTATTGACCAAGGAATTAGTTTCTCATGATTGTTGCCGGTCCATCAGCAACTAACTTCATAGAATCCATACTTGAGAGAATTCAGTATCTTAAATATTTGTAATTGTGGCAGTTGTTCAGTCATGCTTACATAAACAGAATTTCCATAGAAAAAAGTGAAAGATGATAAACAgctcataaataaaattattttaatatggaattaattgaattttgtaTCTCGATGAGAGTATAAAGTATAAACGTAAACCAAAACTAGTTTCGAATTTTCATCTGCATGTTGATCTGCTTGGCCTTTATAAAACGTGATGtattcttcttttgtttagttAAAATCATATGATTCCAGTCCATGAACAATTGCTTGTCCTTCGTCTTCCCAAGTAATAACTTGTTTCTGTTCCTAATCAAAGTCGCCATaaattctttatcttttttttttttttggtcatggaGCTCTAGCTCAACTGACACACCCTTTACTTACAAGTACTAGGTAGAGGGTAAGGTCTTGGTTCAAGACTAATGGGATGTGTATGAAactcaccaataaaaaaaaaaaatctttgcatCTCTATCAGATAGGTTATCGAAAAGGGTGACATTTGTGCACCAATGTACTCAACCAGTCAACCAAATGTCCATCAATAATTCAATCCTTCTATCGTGTCACTTTTCCCTTACAATAAGTCTAATTTCATAAACACACTTTTCACAGTTTGCCATTTCAAcaagttgtaaaatttgttatgtttgtATAATTGTTACTTCCTTTAAAGCATCAGCAGATGATTAGTGATTTTGCCACTGTTACCATCACATTAACACGTCCTCTGATCTAATGGCAAGGTTAAAGGTGGTAGGACCCAAGGCTTGCTTTATACTAGCATAAATTTTTTCAAGCCTATTTCCAACTGCAGCCGCTGCAAAGGAACTATATAATGTTACAAAATCCTCTGGCCTTGGTGACTAGGACTTCAATAGAGAATTAATCTTAAATGAGAGTTCATTTGAGTATGGTCTTTAAggattttatctattttgttttaggacaaactaaaattattaggaaagaaatcaaataatACGTGGTTGTTCAGATGAATTAAGGATCCGTGTATGATACTacctatgtttttttttttttttgggtaaacatCGAAATAACATTAACTAAGAAAAACTGGCAGAAGCACCAGTTGTACAAAGTCTAGAGCGACAAAGGCCCATCATATCATCATACAGGAGATGCAAAATaatggggggagggggggagggaaacaaaaactaaagacaATTTAGCAGAAGTTGATCCCAGTTTTGCTAAAGCATCGGCACAAAAATTTGCTTCCCTGAAGCAATGCGAAAGTTTAACTTGAGGCAGACGCAGCAACAATTCCCTGCAATCATCAACAAGAACAGACAAATCTCCATTAGCATTGACATTGCTAGACACTAAGGAAATTGCTGCGGTTGCATCAAGTTCTCTCCACTGCAGAAATTCCCCTCTCTAAACACAGCCCCAGTCCTTCCCTCAACGCCCACAACTCCATGGCGATATTAGAGCTCGCACTGATGGACTTAGCAAATCCCACAACCCACTGTCCGGCGCAATCTCTAAGCAACCGTCGCACCCTGACAGCCCATTAGTGTTGACAACTGAGCCATCCGTATTTAGCTTATGCCAACCTGCAGAAGGTTTCAACCATTTGACCTGCTTCAATTGTTTATCCTTCCCGGTGTTAAGctccaaaacaaaatacataagcTCATGTGTTTGCATTTCCACCACCTGAACCAGATTTGGGTTGGGAGGTTGCTGCTTAAAATTCTTTCTATTCCGTTGAAGCCACAAATTCCACAAGCCAAGCAAGAAGAAATTGCACCAATCATAATCCTTACCATGAACCTTTGAGGAATCTAAGGCATTCTTTTTTATCCACACCACAAGATCATCCGAGAAGGACTATTTTAGACTGACAGGGCAGCTAGCTTGCTCCCAAAAGATTTTTGCTGTCGAGCAATCCCTTAAAACATGAATAATACTCTCCTCCAATTCTATACAACTGTCACAACCTTCCAGCTCGCCAATACCACGATGTGTCAAAATGGCTTTCACTGGTAAGCTCATGTGCAAACATTTCCAAAGGAACATTTTAATCTTGGGCAAAGTTTGGATCTTCCAAATCCATTTGCCATGAAAATCCAGTGTCTCAAGGTTCTCATCAATTGCCAATTGGTACGCATTTCTTGAGTCAAACTCCCCATTTAAGATAGAAATCCAGCTCATGTGATCCTCCCTTACAACATATCTTCTAAGAGGGATGGCTCTCACTACCTTTAGAATGTGTTCAGGAAAGACAAAGGATATGTTAGTCAGATCCCAGCAATTATTCTTAGACACCTCCTTAATGCACACCTCATTCTCTCCTTGGTTCAAAGGACCTTCAATGAGGGACCTGATTGTGCCAATATTAAGCCACTTGTCATTCCGGAAGCTTAGTGGGCTGTTGCAACCCACTGTCCACTTAGAGCCCTTCCCACAAATTCTGCTTCCAATCTTCACTGCATTCCAAGCTCTAGTATGAGCTTTTGGCTTTCTAGCATGCCCAGCCATGTACTTTTTCCTTAACACATCAGCCCAGCCTCCACTCTTTGAGTTCTCCATTCGCCAACACAATTTTGCGGCTAATGTTAGATTCCTTCCTCTTGCTTCCTGAATGCCCAAATCCCCTCGACATTTCGGTTTAGTAACTTTTCCCCAGCCAAccatatgtaattttttatgatcTTCCATCAAGCCCCACACAAAATTCCTGCTAACCTTATCAAGATTATTTAGAATTCAGGTAGGGAGCATGCACCCTTGCATCACATAGGTAGGGATTGTTGAGAGGATTGATTGGGCAATCACAACCCTACCTGCCATCGACAGTAAGTTTGTTTTCCAGCCTTGGGCTTATTTTGCACCCTTTCCACCACAAAGTTAAAATCTTGCGATGTTGACCCTGGGTGTTTGATCAGGAAACCCAAGTACTTACCAAGATTTGGGGTCGAGTGAATGCCAAGCACCCACACATCTCCTCTCTAGATTCAGGACTAGTATTAGGGGAGAGATAAACTTTAGACTTATTCAGGCTAACTTTTTGACCCGACAATTCATAGAAGGTATCTAAGGTCTCTCTCACACTAATACAATTCTGCAAATCAGCTTTTGCAAAAAGGACAAGGTCATCGGCAAAGAAAAGATGGGAAAAAGCTTGCCCACCTCTTGAAGCTCGGATTGGATCCCACAAATTTTCCTTACATCTCTGCGAAATAAGAAAACCAAGCACTTCCATACACATGATGAATAAATACGGGGAGAGGGGATCCCCTTGTCTAATACCCCTTGATGGATGAAAGAGCTCAAGTTTGCCGCCATTGAGAAGAATTGATATTGATGAACTAGACACACAACTCATAATGAGTTTGATTAGTGAAGGGGGCTGCCTGTAGAGCTCAAGAACATCCCTAATAAAATGCCACTCAAATCTATCATAAGCTTTCTCCAAATCTATTTTGATGGCCATAAACCCGTCTTCCCTTTTTTGAGCGTCATTGTATGAATAAGCTCTTGTGCGATGATCATATTATCCAAACCCATTCTTCCTACTTTGTACACAGTGTTACATAGGCTTATAGGTCTAAAGGAGGCCAGACAATCAGCCCCTGGATGCTTTGGGATGAGAGTGATAAGGGTCTCGTTAAGGTGAGGGGGCATGGTGGAGCTATGAAACACCTTAAACACTTCATTTACCACTGAAGTACCAACTTGCTGCCAATAAACTTGGAAAAACCCTGCATGAATCCCTTCAGGACTTGGAGCTTTGAGCAGCTTAAGACTCCCCAATCCCTCCTTAACTTCAAGTTTGGTTAGATTTGCACATGTGGTGCTAGCATCTTCACTCCTGAGAAAACTAGGCCAAATGCTCAAGCTCCACCTCCTACTAGGGACACTAGTAACACTAGTTGTGAAGAGCTTAATAAAACCGCTTCTAATCTGCTTAGCGATTTCTCTCTCACCCTGAACCCAATTCCCAAGGCTATCCTTAAGGCAAAGGATTCTATTCCTTCTCCTTCGAATCAAGGTCGAGGTATGGAAGAAGCTCGTGTTTCTATCACCCTGTATAAGCCAGTTGTACCTTTATTTTACAGACCAGAACTCCTCATATTGGAGTACTTCAAAATACTCCTTTCTAAGATGACTTTCCAGATTTAAGAGATGACTATTCAGCCTTTCAGCAATTCTAGTTTGAATTCCTCTAAGTCTAGcctctaatcttttttttttctttggaagaTATCTCCAAAGAATTCTCTATTCCAATTCTTGACATCAGCTGTGAGCTTCTCAACATTTAATTTCAGGGGTCCATCTTCAATCCAAGAGTCAGCAACAACTTCCGGGAACCATAGGTGAGACATCCACATGGGTTGGAACTGAAATGGCCTGCTTAAACATGACGGGCCATGATCATCCATTTTAAGCAACACTAGACAGTGGTTAGAATGTGTGCGGGCCAGGTGGTGAATT encodes:
- the LOC115990015 gene encoding uncharacterized protein LOC115990015 codes for the protein MVLLAQGVDLSRRALRELEWRSLSKMEAQNLHECAMVLPISVPMNILLWNFGGERAKDITDRLPFDRALHADTIGYSGGIWVLWNFDVVEVTQLMKIEQEIHMVVKVRALNSSWILSAIYACPRLEERKLLWKNLASIAPMHKLPWLMLGDFNEMLASGDKLGGNPLNPKRVQMFKDCLDSCGMVDLGFHGPRFTWVNRKEVGHFIQERLDRRFANAEWRGMYPEAAIHHLARTHSNHCLVLLKMDDHGPSCLSRPFQFQPMWMSHLWFPEVVADSWIEDGPLKLNVEKLTADGDRNTSFFHTSTLIRRRRNRILCLKDSLGNWVQGEREIAKQIRSGFIKLFTTSVTSVPSRRWSLSIWPSFLRSEDASTTCANLTKLEVKEGLGSLKLLKAPSPEGIHAGFFQVYWQQVGTSVVNEVFKVFHSSTMPPHLNETLITLIPKHPGADCLASFRPISLCNTVYKVGRMGLDNMIIAQELIHTMTLKKGKTGLWPSK